In Miscanthus floridulus cultivar M001 chromosome 5, ASM1932011v1, whole genome shotgun sequence, one genomic interval encodes:
- the LOC136450991 gene encoding BTB/POZ and TAZ domain-containing protein 2-like isoform X1, translating into MCEAPRLGYRAGASDAAAAADVDVVTAGGHRRIPAHSSVLASASPVLGSILERRLQKDRESGKPGRSVVRIRGVTDAAVAAFVRLLYAGSRCGDGGEEEDDMEKHAVQVLVLAHAYQVPWLKRACEGAIGARLTADSVVDVLQLADLCDAPRLHLRCARLLAKEFAAVERTEAWRFLQENDPWQELHVLQRLHEADMRRRKWRRKRAEQRVYVELSEAMDCLDHICTEGCTEVGPAGRAPAPAPCARYATCRGLQLLIRHFSQCHRKSCARCQRMWQLLRLHSALCDRPDRCNTPLCMRFKQKEQEKAAAKAGDDGDKWGLLVKKVKAARVFSSLANRKQTSTSTQC; encoded by the exons ATGTGCGAGGCACCGCGGCTCGGCTACCGCGCCGGCGCcagcgacgccgccgccgccgctgacgtCGACGTCGTCACCGCCGGCGGCCACCGGAGGATCCCCGCGCATTCCTCTGTTCTG GCCTCGGCGTCGCCGGTGCTCGGCAGCATCCTGGAGCGCCGCCTCCAGAAGGACAGGGAGAGCGGCAAGCCCGGCCGGTCCGTCGTCCGGATCCGCGGCGTCACCgacgccgccgtggccgcctTCGTCCGCCTCCTCTACGCCGGCAG CAggtgcggcgacggcggcgaggaggaggatgacatgGAGAAGCACGCTGTGCAGGTGCTGGTGCTGGCGCACGCGTACCAGGTGCCGTGGCTGAAGCGGGCGTGCGAGGGCGCCATCGGCGCGCGCCTCACCGCGGACTCGGTGGTGGACGTGCTGCAGCTGGCCGACCTCTGCGACGCGCCGCGCCTGCACCTTCGCTGCGCCAGGCTGCTGGCCAAGGAGTTCGCCGCCGTGGAGCGCACCGAGGCCTGGCGCTTCCTTCAGGAGAACGACCCCTGGCAGGAGCTCCACGTCCTGCAGCGCCTGCACGAGGCCGACATG CGGCGGCGCAAGTGGCGGCGGAAGCGCGCGGAGCAGCGCGTGTACGTGGAGCTGAGCGAGGCCATGGACTGCCTGGACCACATCTGCACGGAGGGCTGCACGGAGGTCGGCCCGGCGGggcgggcgccggcgccggcgccgtgcgCGCGCTACGCCACGTGCCGGGGCCTGCAGCTGCTCATCCGCCACTTCTCCCAGTGCCACCGCAAGAGCTGCGCGCGGTGCCAGCGCATGTGGCAGCTGCTCCGCCTCCACTCCGCGCTCTGCGACCGCCCCGACCGCTGCAACACCCCGCTCTGCAT GAGGTTTAAGCAGAAGGAGCAGGAGAAGGCGGCTGCCAAGGCCGGCGATGATGGCGACAAATGGGGGCTTCTGGTGAAGAAGGTGAAGGCTGCCAGGGTCTTCTCTTCTCTGGCCAACAGGAAGCAGACGAGCACCTCCACCCAGTGCTGA
- the LOC136450991 gene encoding BTB/POZ and TAZ domain-containing protein 2-like isoform X2 — MCEAPRLGYRAGASDAAAAADVDVVTAGGHRRIPAHSSVLASASPVLGSILERRLQKDRESGKPGRSVVRIRGVTDAAVAAFVRLLYAGRCGDGGEEEDDMEKHAVQVLVLAHAYQVPWLKRACEGAIGARLTADSVVDVLQLADLCDAPRLHLRCARLLAKEFAAVERTEAWRFLQENDPWQELHVLQRLHEADMRRRKWRRKRAEQRVYVELSEAMDCLDHICTEGCTEVGPAGRAPAPAPCARYATCRGLQLLIRHFSQCHRKSCARCQRMWQLLRLHSALCDRPDRCNTPLCMRFKQKEQEKAAAKAGDDGDKWGLLVKKVKAARVFSSLANRKQTSTSTQC; from the exons ATGTGCGAGGCACCGCGGCTCGGCTACCGCGCCGGCGCcagcgacgccgccgccgccgctgacgtCGACGTCGTCACCGCCGGCGGCCACCGGAGGATCCCCGCGCATTCCTCTGTTCTG GCCTCGGCGTCGCCGGTGCTCGGCAGCATCCTGGAGCGCCGCCTCCAGAAGGACAGGGAGAGCGGCAAGCCCGGCCGGTCCGTCGTCCGGATCCGCGGCGTCACCgacgccgccgtggccgcctTCGTCCGCCTCCTCTACGCCGGCAG gtgcggcgacggcggcgaggaggaggatgacatgGAGAAGCACGCTGTGCAGGTGCTGGTGCTGGCGCACGCGTACCAGGTGCCGTGGCTGAAGCGGGCGTGCGAGGGCGCCATCGGCGCGCGCCTCACCGCGGACTCGGTGGTGGACGTGCTGCAGCTGGCCGACCTCTGCGACGCGCCGCGCCTGCACCTTCGCTGCGCCAGGCTGCTGGCCAAGGAGTTCGCCGCCGTGGAGCGCACCGAGGCCTGGCGCTTCCTTCAGGAGAACGACCCCTGGCAGGAGCTCCACGTCCTGCAGCGCCTGCACGAGGCCGACATG CGGCGGCGCAAGTGGCGGCGGAAGCGCGCGGAGCAGCGCGTGTACGTGGAGCTGAGCGAGGCCATGGACTGCCTGGACCACATCTGCACGGAGGGCTGCACGGAGGTCGGCCCGGCGGggcgggcgccggcgccggcgccgtgcgCGCGCTACGCCACGTGCCGGGGCCTGCAGCTGCTCATCCGCCACTTCTCCCAGTGCCACCGCAAGAGCTGCGCGCGGTGCCAGCGCATGTGGCAGCTGCTCCGCCTCCACTCCGCGCTCTGCGACCGCCCCGACCGCTGCAACACCCCGCTCTGCAT GAGGTTTAAGCAGAAGGAGCAGGAGAAGGCGGCTGCCAAGGCCGGCGATGATGGCGACAAATGGGGGCTTCTGGTGAAGAAGGTGAAGGCTGCCAGGGTCTTCTCTTCTCTGGCCAACAGGAAGCAGACGAGCACCTCCACCCAGTGCTGA